A single genomic interval of Koleobacter methoxysyntrophicus harbors:
- the thiE gene encoding thiamine phosphate synthase: MGIKKDSVDYSLYLVTDRNILKGRDLFAAVEEAILGGVTLVQLREKEVSSKEFYNTALKMKQLTSHYGIPLIINDRLDIMLAVDAEGLHIGQEDLPLQAARKIIGADKILGYSVSNLDEAKQGKALGADYLGAGPVYYTGTKSDAGKPIGLEELKRIKDSVKIPVVAIGGINETNAAEVKQTGVDGIALVSAILGKQNTGAISRQLISLWKGN, from the coding sequence ATGGGAATAAAAAAAGATTCTGTCGATTACTCTCTTTACCTTGTTACCGATCGCAACATTTTGAAAGGCCGTGACCTGTTTGCGGCCGTAGAAGAAGCTATCCTCGGCGGGGTTACTTTGGTTCAGTTAAGGGAAAAAGAAGTATCTTCGAAGGAGTTCTATAATACAGCCCTTAAAATGAAACAATTAACCTCTCATTACGGTATTCCCTTAATTATAAACGACAGGCTGGATATCATGCTTGCCGTCGATGCCGAAGGCCTTCATATAGGACAGGAAGACCTGCCTTTACAGGCGGCGAGAAAAATCATAGGGGCAGATAAAATACTGGGTTATTCCGTATCAAACCTCGATGAAGCCAAGCAGGGAAAAGCTTTAGGTGCAGATTACCTGGGCGCTGGACCCGTTTATTATACGGGCACAAAATCCGATGCGGGTAAGCCCATCGGGCTCGAAGAATTAAAGAGAATAAAGGACAGTGTTAAAATTCCTGTGGTTGCTATCGGTGGAATAAATGAGACAAATGCAGCGGAAGTAAAGCAAACCGGTGTAGACGGAATTGCTCTGGTTTCGGCTATTTTGGGCAAGCAGAATACCGGGGCTATAAGCCGGCAGCTAATTTCTTTATGGAAGGGTAATTAG
- the thiM gene encoding hydroxyethylthiazole kinase, with protein sequence MTKELWGIIKKIRTRKPLIQAITNYVTINDCANILLGIGASPAMCEAKDEVEDFIELADSLYINIGTLTREQKEAICLAVKKASRLKKPVVIDPVGVGALYTRKTFILKLLEEYEISIIKGNSGEIKSLAGMDANVKGVDSMDDGPDAVDACKALAKKFNTVAAATGKTDIISDGNRTIRIKNGSPMLTMVTGVGCMVGAIAAAAAAVENDFLKAAASAVLSMGIAGDIAAEEIEENPAPGTYRVKLFDNIYSLTEDKFVKRSKIEWE encoded by the coding sequence ATGACAAAAGAGCTGTGGGGAATCATAAAGAAAATCCGTACCCGGAAGCCTCTAATTCAGGCTATAACAAATTATGTTACCATTAATGATTGTGCCAATATCCTGCTGGGGATCGGGGCATCACCGGCCATGTGTGAAGCTAAAGATGAAGTTGAGGACTTTATTGAATTAGCTGATTCACTTTATATCAACATAGGAACCCTAACACGGGAACAAAAAGAAGCCATATGCCTCGCCGTTAAAAAAGCAAGCCGGTTAAAAAAACCCGTTGTTATCGACCCGGTAGGTGTGGGAGCATTATATACGAGAAAAACCTTTATACTGAAGCTTTTAGAGGAATACGAAATTTCCATTATAAAAGGAAACTCGGGGGAGATTAAAAGCCTTGCCGGTATGGATGCCAATGTAAAAGGTGTTGATTCCATGGATGATGGCCCGGATGCGGTTGATGCGTGTAAAGCCCTGGCAAAAAAATTCAACACCGTTGCTGCCGCAACAGGAAAAACCGACATTATAAGTGACGGAAATAGAACAATTCGGATTAAAAACGGGAGCCCAATGCTTACTATGGTGACCGGTGTCGGGTGCATGGTCGGGGCGATAGCTGCAGCTGCTGCTGCAGTTGAAAACGATTTTTTGAAAGCGGCGGCATCTGCCGTGCTCAGCATGGGAATTGCCGGTGATATTGCTGCTGAAGAGATAGAGGAGAATCCAGCCCCTGGCACTTACAGAGTCAAGCTTTTTGATAATATCTATTCTTTAACTGAAGACAAATTTGTAAAAAGGAGTAAGATAGAATGGGAATAA
- a CDS encoding glycosyl hydrolase family 18 protein — MQRKKNSVLSLVFVVILLTVMISPRVSFAQGNGEVKVVLNGQKLNFDVKPMIINGRTMVPFRKIGESMGVVVGWNERDRTIHGRKGSIYVKLQLDNDTALVNGREIKLDVPATLKQNRTLVPLRFFSEVFGANVYWDQNTFTVTITTGLVPKHILGYYYSKSFGDFQRSLGNLSSAAFKWYTLDSSGNLISNDVSRSIFVPEGYEEALKLARENGVHTYALIFESSSERLHNILSDSVKRKALIQQIIKLTEDEGYDGVNIDFEFLREGDREYLNSFMRELHKEMSDKSKILSISLHAKTEKVDWFKGYDYETLGKYSDFVVLMAYDKSPSTPGPQAPIQWVEEVVDYTVKRIPADKVMLGIGVYGYGWTEAGSRTTWLLTRNEVDYRIRFINEAIEEYNIEPSWNETAQMPYFSFTDSEGVKHTVWYENESSIWAKLDLVRRKNLKGIAFWRLGYTTPGVWNVVNQLFRPIKYY; from the coding sequence ATGCAGCGAAAGAAGAATTCAGTTTTGTCCCTTGTTTTTGTTGTTATCCTGCTGACGGTCATGATTTCACCCCGGGTTTCCTTTGCTCAGGGAAACGGGGAAGTTAAGGTGGTTCTCAACGGTCAAAAGCTCAACTTTGATGTCAAACCGATGATTATAAATGGGCGAACTATGGTTCCTTTTAGGAAGATCGGGGAGTCTATGGGTGTAGTAGTCGGCTGGAACGAAAGAGACAGGACCATCCACGGCCGAAAGGGATCGATTTATGTAAAACTTCAGCTGGACAATGATACAGCCCTGGTAAACGGGAGGGAAATCAAGCTTGATGTTCCTGCCACATTAAAACAGAACAGGACTCTGGTTCCCCTGAGGTTTTTTTCTGAGGTCTTTGGTGCAAATGTCTACTGGGACCAGAATACCTTTACGGTTACCATAACGACCGGTCTCGTTCCAAAACACATACTGGGTTACTATTATTCAAAATCATTTGGTGATTTCCAGAGAAGTTTGGGAAACCTTTCAAGCGCTGCTTTCAAATGGTATACCCTGGATTCTTCGGGGAACCTCATTTCTAATGATGTATCAAGGAGCATATTTGTGCCTGAAGGATATGAAGAGGCCCTAAAACTGGCCCGCGAAAACGGTGTACATACCTATGCCCTTATATTTGAGAGCAGTTCCGAAAGGCTGCATAACATCCTTTCTGACAGCGTTAAAAGAAAGGCATTAATACAGCAGATAATAAAATTGACAGAAGATGAAGGATACGATGGTGTGAATATAGATTTTGAATTCCTCAGGGAGGGAGATAGGGAATACCTTAATTCCTTTATGAGGGAACTGCATAAGGAAATGTCAGATAAATCTAAAATTTTGAGCATATCGCTGCACGCTAAAACAGAGAAGGTTGACTGGTTTAAAGGGTATGACTATGAAACCCTAGGAAAGTATTCCGATTTTGTCGTCCTTATGGCCTATGACAAGAGCCCATCGACGCCGGGGCCCCAGGCGCCGATTCAGTGGGTTGAGGAGGTTGTAGATTATACTGTTAAACGGATACCCGCAGATAAGGTTATGTTAGGAATAGGGGTATATGGGTACGGATGGACTGAAGCCGGCAGCAGGACTACCTGGCTTCTTACACGAAATGAAGTCGATTACAGGATAAGGTTTATAAATGAAGCAATAGAGGAATACAACATAGAACCCTCCTGGAATGAAACGGCCCAAATGCCTTATTTCAGCTTTACTGATAGTGAAGGGGTTAAGCATACAGTGTGGTATGAGAATGAGAGCAGCATATGGGCAAAACTAGATCTGGTAAGGAGAAAAAACCTTAAGGGCATTGCCTTCTGGAGGCTTGGATATACTACACCGGGGGTATGG